The following coding sequences are from one Archocentrus centrarchus isolate MPI-CPG fArcCen1 chromosome 4, fArcCen1, whole genome shotgun sequence window:
- the LOC115778809 gene encoding duodenase-1-like, whose protein sequence is MHGLQKFLLVSVLTCLGEIGHGGKIINGEKAPENSMMYMASVQNKNDQHVCGGFLITEDYVVTAAHCNEFIPTRVVLGNHNLKKGNHEKINIEKKIKHESYRGVARGNDIMLLKLSTKAQLGSNIQIIQLPHAEMNLEENEVCQVAGWGLTGNPIPPDELRVVDVSVINPQSCKEQWSPWLHLPANAICAGGYGTNKGFCQGDSGGPLVCKGLAVGIVSFNKNKTCTYPDVPNVYTDISKYGEWIDKILRTARHFN, encoded by the exons ATGCACGGTCTGCAGAAATTTCTGCTCGTCAGTGTTCTGACATGTCTCGGAGAAATCG GACACGGGGGTAAGATCATAAATGGAGAAAAAGCTCCAGAGAACTCAATGATGTATATGGCCTCTGTGCAAAACAAGAATGATCAACATGTATGTGGAGGATTTCTTATTACTGAGGACTATGTGGTCACTGCTGCACACTGTAATGAATT CATCCCCACACGTGTTGTTCTTGGCAACCACAATCTCAAGAAGGGAAATCACGAAAAAATAAATATCGAAAAGAAAATCAAGCATGAATCTTACAGAGGTGTTGCACGTGGTAACGACATCATGCTCCTCAAA CTTTCTACAAAAGCTCAACTAGGCTCCAACATACAAATAATTCAGCTTCCACATGCTGAAATGAACTTGGAAGAAAATGAAGTGTGCCAGGTGGCTGGATGGGGTTTAACTGGAAATCCCATTCCACCTGATGAGCTGAGAGTGGTGGACGTGTCTGTCATTAACCCACAAAGCTGTAAGGAACAATGGTCTCCCTGGCTTCATCTCCCTGCCAATGCTATCTGTGCGGGTGGATATGGCACAAATAAAGGATTCTGTCAG GGTGATTCTGGTGGTCCTCTGGTGTGCAAAGGGTTAGCTGTTGGCATTGTTTCTTTCAATAAAAATAAGACGTGCACATATCCAGATGTACCCAATGTCTATACGGACATCTCAAAATACGGTGAATGGATCGACAAGATTCTCAGAACCgcaagacattttaattaa